ATAATGTAAGAAACAGAGAGAAATAGGTTATAAATGGGTGGGTTAATTGAGAGGAAAAAATCACGTCGAGGACAGAGAGGATGGGGAATTTTTAGAAATAGATTGGTAGAATGTCTTATTTGAAGCGATCACGATTCAGCAAGCTGTAACATCGAGAAATCAGATGGGGTCTGGTCTTGACTCCTTTGATTAAACGTTCCCATCTACGCTATGCGTCTCAGATGGGAGGCTACAACCCTTAAAACATTAAAGGATTAAAAAGTAAACTTTTGCAGGGGAACGATAGAGTTGAGAAGGTGAAACCTGACCCTTTGAACCTGGTTACAGTTAATACTGACGTAGGGAGCAATTACATAAAAAGTATGTAATGCGCGCTTTCTACTGTAAGAGAGCGCTTTTATTTGCGTTTACGACATCTAGTAGAAGAATTGAGGAGGCTTTTTAATGAAGAAAGTACTAAGCATTGCTGGTTCCGATTGCAGTGGAGGAGCAGGAATTCAAGCGGATTTAAAAACATTTTCAGCTCATGGGGTTTTCGGAATGAGCGCTATCGTCTCGGTTGTTGCTGAGAATACGAGCCGTGTTATTGATATACAGGATATAACGCCTGATATGCTTGAAAAACAAATCGATGCTGTATATGAAGATATTGGGACAGATGCTGTGAAAATAGGGATGTTATCAACACCAGAGTCTATGAAAGCAGTCACAAATAAATTAAGAGAGTATTCACCTCAGAACGTTGTAATCGATCCGGTCATGTATGCCAAAAATGGCGCACCATTAATGGACCCTAATGCGGTTGAAACATTGATTGATATCGTCATTCCTTATGCTGATATTTTAACACCCAATATTCCAGAAGCAGAAAAGATAGCCAATGAAAAAGTTACGAATACGGCTGATATGGAGACCGTTGCAAGAAAGATTCATCACATGGGGTGTAAGAATGTTCTTGTCAAAGGTGGTCATGCGATGGGAGATGCTTTGGATGTGTTATTTGACGGAGAGTCATTCCACCACTTTAAAACCCGGAGAATTGAAACGAAGAACACTCATGGAACAGGTTGTACTTTTTCTTCTGCAATAGCTTCTAATTTAGCGCTGGGAATGCCAGTAAAACAGGCGGTAGAACGAGCGAAAGAGTATGTAACGACAGCTATTGCCAACTCACTTGCTATTGGAAAAGGAAATGGTCCAACACATCATTTTTACGATTTATATAAAAGTGGTCTCAAAACGACTCAACAAGAAAGCTTGAAATAATGCATAAGAAATAATTGAATGGCTGAAACAGGCCAGGTTTGGATGAAGGTTGCAGTCATGATAGTTATACAAGAGAGGGGAAGTGAACTAATGGGGAAAAAAATTTTTTTGGCAGCTCCTTTTAAAAGTTTAGTTGATAAAAAGACATCGGTACTTGAAGACGACATGAAAAAAAGACTTATAGAGTTGATAACTTATTTGGAGAATTCAGGATATGAGGTACATAATGCCCACAAACGAGAATTATGGGGAAAGGAATTTATGACGCCTGAACAGTGTACAAAAATCGACTATGAGGAAATAGCAAGTTGTGATATTTTTATCGCTTTTCCAGGCCTTCCTGCTTCACCAGGGACCCATATTGAAATCGGCTGGGCCTCAGCACTAAACAAAAAAATAATTCTTTTATTGCTTGAAGGTC
The Salipaludibacillus sp. LMS25 DNA segment above includes these coding regions:
- the thiD gene encoding bifunctional hydroxymethylpyrimidine kinase/phosphomethylpyrimidine kinase, with the translated sequence MKKVLSIAGSDCSGGAGIQADLKTFSAHGVFGMSAIVSVVAENTSRVIDIQDITPDMLEKQIDAVYEDIGTDAVKIGMLSTPESMKAVTNKLREYSPQNVVIDPVMYAKNGAPLMDPNAVETLIDIVIPYADILTPNIPEAEKIANEKVTNTADMETVARKIHHMGCKNVLVKGGHAMGDALDVLFDGESFHHFKTRRIETKNTHGTGCTFSSAIASNLALGMPVKQAVERAKEYVTTAIANSLAIGKGNGPTHHFYDLYKSGLKTTQQESLK
- a CDS encoding DUF4406 domain-containing protein — protein: MGKKIFLAAPFKSLVDKKTSVLEDDMKKRLIELITYLENSGYEVHNAHKRELWGKEFMTPEQCTKIDYEEIASCDIFIAFPGLPASPGTHIEIGWASALNKKIILLLLEGLENYAYLVRGLHTVSHVDYIVYSEEDHYMDKVDTILKEIEHNEIQSL